The DNA segment AAAGCTGCTAAGTGTTTTACAAAGAGATAAAGTAAAGGATTTTTTAAATAGCTTTAAAGGGTTTTATTCGATTGAAATATCTGATTCTTCGGGGCGTGATGACAAGTTTTATAGCGTCGCTTATATAGAAAAAGAAAATATATCACTTGATGAATTTAAAGAGATAAATTCGAGCTATGTAAATTCAAAAGATATAGAAGTGATAAAAGATCAGCAAATTCAGTATCTTCGAATTAGAGTCAATTATAATGAAACGAGAGTAATTGCTAATATATCTCTGTCTGCATTTTTAAAAATCTCTTCTCAATTTCCTCTCTATAATTCCTATATTCTAGACTTAGATGGAAATGAGTTCTGGTCTAGTCAATCAGATCATGAATCACTATTTTCAAAGGAAATTCTACAAAATAAAGTAAGTAGTGCTGTCTTTGAAGTTGAAGGGCATGAAAAATATATTTTGGCCTATAAGATTGAAGCGAACAGAAACTTTATTTTCGTATCAAAGATTAAGAAAGAATTTGCATACAAAGTTAATACATACTTAATAAATAAGTCTAAAGTATTTGGTGTTGTAATATTATCATTAGCAGGACTTATTGCTCTACTCTTTTCTCGTTCGTTGACCTCTCCTTTGGAATCTTTATATAAGCTTACTCAGAAATTTTCTAACGGTGATTTTGGAGAGTCTGTAGCTGTAACATCTAGAGATGAGATAGGATCCCTTGGAGAGTCATTTAACTTTATGAGTAAGGAAATTCTTCGCTACATGAAGCAAATGGAAGAAAAAGCCAGGCTCGAGGCCGAGGTTAAAACTGCTAAATATGTTCAATCGACTTACTTTCCTGAAGATAGGATCGAATTAGAAAAAGCAAATATATCTTCTTTTTATACTCCTGCTGCAGAATGTGGTGGTGATTGGTGGGGTTATATTGAGTTTGAAGACAAATTAATTGTTGTGATTACAGATGCTACTGGCCATGGTGTTCCTGCTGCACTTTTAACTGCAACAGCACATTGTTGTCTCGAAAATATTAAAGAGATTTCAAAAACAAATAAAGAGCTGATTGGGTCTCCTTCAAAAATCCTCGAATTTATGAATAAGTCTATCCAGTGTTTGGATGGAAAGCTCCTTATGACAGCATTTTGTTGTGTTATAGATTATAAGGAACAATACATACTTTATTCAAATGCTTCTCATAACCCTCCATTCTTATTTAATGGGGACAATGAGCCTTCTAAGAAAAGCTTCGCCCCTCTGTTAAATGCGAATGGACCTCGCTTAGGGCATAAGGAAGTAGGAGAATATGAAGATCTAAGTATTGCCTTTAAAGATGGTCAAAGACTCATTCTTTTTACTGATGGTATTCTAGAATCAACAAATTCAGAAAAGACCGAATACGGACAAAGAAGATTTCTAAAATCAATAATTAATAACTCTACAAAAACAAATTTCCTCTTTAAGAAGAGTGTTATTGATGAAGCATGGGCATTTTATGATGGAGAGCCGATCAATGATGATGTAACTTTTTTAAGCGTTGAATTTGGATCTCGACCGACCAGTATATCTGTTGACCTTGAAAATGAAGAGCTTGTGAATAGCATCAAGAATATTTCCGGACTGCTTCTCGCTGATCTCGTAAATGCAGACTTTATAGTTACGGATAAGCTTACAGAGATCCGCGATAATACGTTCTATGTATCAACGTTATCAGATGAAGAAAATGTCTTAAATGTCCTTTGTAAGCCTGAATTGAATCATTTGGTGGGGGGGAATGCTAAAAGAATAGATCTAGAACTCCAAAATAACTTTCAACAGTACTACAATTTTAAGGGAATAAAAAATTATTTAAATAATAAGAATATTGAAGAAATAGTCTTCAAGAGTAAGGCCGACTTTTTGGCAGTTAATAAATGTATTGAAGAATTTGAATATAGAAATTGTTTTCAAAGTCCTGTCGATTATCTGAAAATTATATCAAATGAATTGCTGACCAATGCTCTTTATCATTCTGGAGAGGGGGAGGTCTTTGAGCAACGTTCAACCAGTGAAAGAACAGAAGATATACAATTAACAGATAATGAAATGATTAGTTTTAAATTGGGGTGTGATGATAATTATTTGGCCATTTCAGTTAAAGATAGTACAGGTAAACTGACTAAAGATATTCTCGTGAAAAGCTTGATTAGAAGTTTTGAGTCCAAGAAGCACGAAGATAAGAAGGGCGGAGCAGGCTTAGGCTTGTATTTAGCTTACTCTTACTCCAATCAATTCATCCTTAATACTGTAAAGGATGTGTCGAGTGAAGTGATATGTATTATAGACGTAAATAAAAGATTTAAACTATATAAGGAGAGAATAACTTCTTTCCATTATTTTGAACAAAAGGGTTCTTAATGAGCGATAAATTATCAATTAATATTAAAACCGAAAATGAAGCAGTAATAGTTCTTTTTAAGGGACCAATTGATGAAGACTCAAACTTTGACGAGATTTCGAAAATAACAGGAACTACCGTTACTTTTGATTTTAATGAAGTAACCTTAATTAATTCTTGCGGTATTAGAGAGTGGGTTAACTTTATTGAGAAACTTGATTCATCTACAACTTTCTCATACATAAATTGTCGTCAAATAGTTATCGAGCAAATAAATATGGTAAAAGGTTTTATTAGGGAAGGCGCGAGAGTCGATTCTTTTTATGCTCCTTATTACTGTGAAGGGTGTGATCAGGAGTTTAAAATTCATTTGAAGTATACTGATGTCACAAATCAAGAGGCTCCATCAGTTAAGTGTACAAACTGTGAAGATACAGAGCTTGAATTTGATGCAATTGAAGCCCAATATTTCCAATTTATAAAATGAGACTGTGATGAATAAATATGCGTTAATTGATCAGATTTTTGAAGCGGTAATAGTAGTCGATAGTGTTGGAGGTATCCTACATTTTAATCATATGATGCCGACTTTATCTAAACTACCTCCTCGAAAACTTAGTAAAATGGAAAATATAACTGACATGTTTGCAAGCTTAGATGGAAAGATTGATATTTCATCTGAAATTAAAGAGTGTTTAGAATCTAAGAAAACAATAGTAAGTAAAGAAGGTGAGATCCGATTCAGTGGTTCAAATGAGATTGCAAATGTTGTTTTAAAGCTCATACCTTTAGAAAATGAACTTCTCATTTGTATTAATGATTTGTCTATAGAGAAAAACCTTTTTAATAAATACAAAACTCAAGTCGCTGAGTTAAAAGATTCTTATAAGAAGCTTATTCACGCAGACAAATTGAAAAGTCTAGGGGAGTTAACGGCGGGAATATCTCATGAAATTAGTAATCCTTTAACAATTGCATCAGGAAGTACTGAGCTATTAGAGATTTTCCTTGAAAGTGGTTTACTTGAAGAAAATATGGAAGAGGTCACTGAAGCTATTGAAAATATACAGTCTTCTTTATTACGAATTAATAAGATCACTCTGAATATGAAGAAGTTTGTCTATCAGGATGATGAAAAAAAGGAATACTTTAATTTGGCTTCAGTTATTTCTTCTTCTATTGATTTAGTAAAGCCTTCTTTTGATAAGGAAGACATAGAAATTGAATTTAAGGAGTTGAGTCCTGGAACAATTGGTTTTGTGAATGAACTAGGAATTGAACAGGTTCTTGTAAATTTACTAAAGAATTCTTTAGATGCATCAAGAAATAGTAGTTCTAAATCAGTTACGGTGGAGCTTGATACGTCTAAAGATGGAGAGTCTGTCTTTATAAGAGTTAAAGATCTTGGACATGGTATTAGCGACGAAAATATTGATCAAGTTTTTAATCCATTCTTTACAACAAAAGAAATGGGGGAAGGAACTGGTATGGGACTTTCGCTTTCACGTCAAATTATTGAAGCACATCAAGGAACACTTACGTGTATTTCAAATGGTTCTAAAGGTAGTACGTTCACTATAGAGTTGCCTGGTGTTGAGTTAAGTAGTTATCTAGAGAATGAGTCACAAATTTCTAACTTAGAAGGAGCTTCTGAATTAAAGGTTCTTGTTATTGATAATGAAGTTAGTGTTTTAAACTTATTTAGCTCTCTTTTTAAGGACGAAAACTTCTCTGTTATTGGTTCTAGTAAGCCTTCTGAGGCCTTGAAACTTATAGATAAAGTTGCTGTCGATATAATTATCGCCGATTACAATATGCCTGAATTAAATGCAACGCAATTAGCAACAGAGATTCGCTCAAGACATATAGATACACCAATTGTATATTTAACATCGAAGGATTTTAGCCATAAATTTGATGAAGATAAAAATAAGCTTCAAATCTCTTCTCTTGTGCTTAAGCCTTTTACTAAACAATCAGTCTTAGATGCTATTTATAAAATCACCGGAGATTCTAGTGAAAACTTATAATGTCCTAGTTATTGATGATGAAGAAAAGATTTGTAAGATCATTAGAATTTTTCTAAATCTATCTCCTAAGATTAAAAATGTTGTAATTGCTAAAGATTCTATTGAAGGTATGCTTAAATTAAATAATCAAGAGTTCGACTTAATTATAGTCGATAAGAATATGCCTAATAAGTCAGGTCTCGAGTTCGTTGAAAATCTAAGAAAATCCTTAAAGCATCAAAAAACAAAAATATTGCTCATTTCCGGTTGTCTCACAAAAGAAGATACTCTTATTGCAATGAAACTAGGAATTAAAGAAATATTAGTGAAGCCATTTAATCGTCAGAGATTAATGGAAAAGCTAGATGGAATTTTAGTTTCTTCGTCTATAGAATAAAATGGCCCAGTTATTAGACAAATTGGGCGCTTTTTCTTAAGTTTTCGAATTTTCAGTGCTACATTTAATTATATTATTTTATGGAGCCGTAATGATGGAGTTTGTTAATAGTTTTTGGAAGTATCTTGTTATATCAGCACCTTATCTGATTTTTGGCTTACTCATTGCAGGCTTTATCAAATCCTTTATTTCAGAAAAAATGCTTCAAAAGCTATTGGGTGGAAATGGAATGGGAAGTGTTGTTAAGGCGGCATTATTTGGTATTCCTCTTCCTCTATGCAGTTGCTCTGTAATACCTACTGCTGCACAGCTTAAAAAGAGTGGTGTAAATAACGGCGCTACGTCATCTTTTCTTATCGCAACTCCAGAATCTGGTGTTGATTCTATAGCAGTAACATATGCATTAATGGATCCATTTATGACTGTGATAAGACCTGTTGCGGCATTTTTCTCAGCTTTCTTTGCAGGAGCTTTACAGCTTATTTTTAATAAAGATGGTGGTGAAAAAATAGAAGAAGTTAAGAGTTGTTGTGGAAGTAAGAAAAATAAGGAACCTGAAAAACTAACTTTCACGCAAAGAATTAAGGTAATGGTTTCTTATGCTTTTAATAACCTTTTAGACGATATGGTTCTGTGGCTTCTATTCGGTATTGTTGTTGGATCAATTGTAGATATTTTCGTTCCTTCCGACTTCTTTGCAACAATGGGAGTTAATGGACAAAAGGCCTTAATTCTAGCAGTTGGCATACCTCTATATATTTGCGCCTCGGCAACGACTCCAATTGCGGCTAGTTTGGTTCTTAAAGGAATGTCTCCTGGTACAGCATTATTAATTCTTCTTGTGGGGCCTGCCACGAACCTATCTAATATAATGGTGATGCAAAAGTATATTGGTTTAAAAGGAATAGGGATTAATATTTTCTCTATCGCTGTTGTTGCTTTAGGTATGAGTTATTTTACAGACTTCTTCTATAACTTTTATGATATCAACGTAAACTTTAAACTTACAGCTGCTGGGCATGAGCATATTCATTATGGAATGATGGATAATTTCTTTGCCGGTATATTCTTATTACTTCTCTTAAGAGGAATTTTTAGAACTAAAGTTAGTCCTCTGTTAACAAAGAAAGTGTCAGTTAATTAGTAGGAATCGAGAAAAATATGAAAAGTATTATCTGTATTGCCTTTATACTTTTTAGTCTTCCAAGTTTTGCGCAGGTAAATAGTCTTTTTGGTCCATCTGTAAGAGAAGGAAGGTCCGAAATATACTTTGGTTTTCTCTCTAGTAGTAGCTTTAAATTGAAGGGCGCTAGTGGTGGAGAGTTAAATGCCCAGAATGGATTTGGTGGAATAATTGAGGGCGGTTATAATTTAACTAAGAGGCTATACTTTGGAATGCTCTTTTCTATGCATAATGTGAATTATCGCTCAAATGTAACTTTAGATAACTCCAATGAAGATAGTTTTATTTCTGATCTTCTCTTTAGCTCAGTCGAGTTCACTTCTAGATTTAATCTTCTACCAACAACTTTTACTCCTTATGTAGAGGGGAGTATGGGGATAACTCATATTAACTCAGGAGTTCCAAGTGGTCAGGAAGTGAACAGATGTTGGTGGGATCCTTACTATGATAAGCAAGTATGTGAAACACAGTATCCTAATGAGACTAAAGTTGCTTTTTCCTATTCCGTTGGTGCTGGTATTCACTATGAAATAACCTCTCGAGCAAATATTCAGCTTGCTGCTAGATATCGTTTTATTCAATCGGCATTTAACGACAACTTTCCAGAACTTTTTAGCTTTGGACTTTCTCTGGGTTATATTATTCCTTAGCGCTTAGAAAGCGTATGAGTAACTGAGTACTGCTCCAAGAATCTTAGTCGTTGTCTTGTACTTTGTACCACTTAAAAGAGTAGGAGGGGACTCGGTGCTTTCAACTGTAGACATTGAGGCTGAGCCACTGAAAGAGTGACCCTTATCACCCCCAAAAGAGAAGTTGAAAATATTTTCTAATCTACTTTCCTTATTACTCGAAAGCACCATTGTATTGAAGATAAGATTTGTAAAATCGAAATATCCATCTATGTAATAACTTGATGTTACTCCTAGGGTTAGTTTTTTAAATTTAAATTCAATAGTACCAACTATTTTTGCTGGATTATAAGTTGCAACATTTTCTCCAGCACCACTTCCTCCTCCAAGTTCTTCTTTAATTTGGTTTACATCTTTTACATAACCAACTTCTATGTGAAAAACTTTGTTGGAGTAACCTATACCGATTCCATATCTTGGCATATCAAATTTATTATTCACGGGTAGACCTAGGGATGTACCTTCCTGTGTAAAGCTAGAAGACTGATAGAAGAGGCCGAAGTCTAATCCTGCTGTAAATTTTATACCACCAGTAATTGAAGTTAGGGTGGAGTTAGTGTCTGTATTTGTTTGAGTTATATCATTAGAGACACGAAGAAAACTAAGTCCAAAATTATTTAAAAACCCCACTGCAGCTTGAGCTAACATTAAATCAGAAGTCGTTGATACCTGCTGTACTGCTCCACTTTGATTAACATTATCATCTTTTGTTCCTGTTCCGATTTCTGCTGAAAGCTCAGTAGTAATTCCTTTGCCGCCCTTTCCTCCATAGAAAAGACTAAGGTTTGTTATATCAATTTCAGATGTTGAGCTTCCGTTGGGTACCACTT comes from the Halobacteriovorax sp. HLS genome and includes:
- a CDS encoding SpoIIE family protein phosphatase encodes the protein MAILIGGSIAVYALFAMDLFQKDKSAYIYGTNKSTNESFSSQIVNELDRNTERLKLLSVLQRDKVKDFLNSFKGFYSIEISDSSGRDDKFYSVAYIEKENISLDEFKEINSSYVNSKDIEVIKDQQIQYLRIRVNYNETRVIANISLSAFLKISSQFPLYNSYILDLDGNEFWSSQSDHESLFSKEILQNKVSSAVFEVEGHEKYILAYKIEANRNFIFVSKIKKEFAYKVNTYLINKSKVFGVVILSLAGLIALLFSRSLTSPLESLYKLTQKFSNGDFGESVAVTSRDEIGSLGESFNFMSKEILRYMKQMEEKARLEAEVKTAKYVQSTYFPEDRIELEKANISSFYTPAAECGGDWWGYIEFEDKLIVVITDATGHGVPAALLTATAHCCLENIKEISKTNKELIGSPSKILEFMNKSIQCLDGKLLMTAFCCVIDYKEQYILYSNASHNPPFLFNGDNEPSKKSFAPLLNANGPRLGHKEVGEYEDLSIAFKDGQRLILFTDGILESTNSEKTEYGQRRFLKSIINNSTKTNFLFKKSVIDEAWAFYDGEPINDDVTFLSVEFGSRPTSISVDLENEELVNSIKNISGLLLADLVNADFIVTDKLTEIRDNTFYVSTLSDEENVLNVLCKPELNHLVGGNAKRIDLELQNNFQQYYNFKGIKNYLNNKNIEEIVFKSKADFLAVNKCIEEFEYRNCFQSPVDYLKIISNELLTNALYHSGEGEVFEQRSTSERTEDIQLTDNEMISFKLGCDDNYLAISVKDSTGKLTKDILVKSLIRSFESKKHEDKKGGAGLGLYLAYSYSNQFILNTVKDVSSEVICIIDVNKRFKLYKERITSFHYFEQKGS
- a CDS encoding hybrid sensor histidine kinase/response regulator, with the translated sequence MNKYALIDQIFEAVIVVDSVGGILHFNHMMPTLSKLPPRKLSKMENITDMFASLDGKIDISSEIKECLESKKTIVSKEGEIRFSGSNEIANVVLKLIPLENELLICINDLSIEKNLFNKYKTQVAELKDSYKKLIHADKLKSLGELTAGISHEISNPLTIASGSTELLEIFLESGLLEENMEEVTEAIENIQSSLLRINKITLNMKKFVYQDDEKKEYFNLASVISSSIDLVKPSFDKEDIEIEFKELSPGTIGFVNELGIEQVLVNLLKNSLDASRNSSSKSVTVELDTSKDGESVFIRVKDLGHGISDENIDQVFNPFFTTKEMGEGTGMGLSLSRQIIEAHQGTLTCISNGSKGSTFTIELPGVELSSYLENESQISNLEGASELKVLVIDNEVSVLNLFSSLFKDENFSVIGSSKPSEALKLIDKVAVDIIIADYNMPELNATQLATEIRSRHIDTPIVYLTSKDFSHKFDEDKNKLQISSLVLKPFTKQSVLDAIYKITGDSSENL
- a CDS encoding response regulator — encoded protein: MKTYNVLVIDDEEKICKIIRIFLNLSPKIKNVVIAKDSIEGMLKLNNQEFDLIIVDKNMPNKSGLEFVENLRKSLKHQKTKILLISGCLTKEDTLIAMKLGIKEILVKPFNRQRLMEKLDGILVSSSIE
- a CDS encoding SO_0444 family Cu/Zn efflux transporter, whose translation is MMEFVNSFWKYLVISAPYLIFGLLIAGFIKSFISEKMLQKLLGGNGMGSVVKAALFGIPLPLCSCSVIPTAAQLKKSGVNNGATSSFLIATPESGVDSIAVTYALMDPFMTVIRPVAAFFSAFFAGALQLIFNKDGGEKIEEVKSCCGSKKNKEPEKLTFTQRIKVMVSYAFNNLLDDMVLWLLFGIVVGSIVDIFVPSDFFATMGVNGQKALILAVGIPLYICASATTPIAASLVLKGMSPGTALLILLVGPATNLSNIMVMQKYIGLKGIGINIFSIAVVALGMSYFTDFFYNFYDINVNFKLTAAGHEHIHYGMMDNFFAGIFLLLLLRGIFRTKVSPLLTKKVSVN
- a CDS encoding outer membrane beta-barrel protein, whose translation is MKSIICIAFILFSLPSFAQVNSLFGPSVREGRSEIYFGFLSSSSFKLKGASGGELNAQNGFGGIIEGGYNLTKRLYFGMLFSMHNVNYRSNVTLDNSNEDSFISDLLFSSVEFTSRFNLLPTTFTPYVEGSMGITHINSGVPSGQEVNRCWWDPYYDKQVCETQYPNETKVAFSYSVGAGIHYEITSRANIQLAARYRFIQSAFNDNFPELFSFGLSLGYIIP